The Pecten maximus unplaced genomic scaffold, xPecMax1.1, whole genome shotgun sequence genome contains the following window.
ttttacatctgactaacgcctcctacagtactttcagtactttgattctATAAATGAACAATACTAGTACAACAGGTTCAATTTCAATGCATTGGATAAGATTCcagattaaaacattttatttttattttattttttttttttaaccgcTGAGCTGAATAAAAATTGCTCAAACCGAGGACTCCAATATAATTACGTTTCTCTGGTGCGCTACTAATGCAAGTAACATCATATTAATATGTTTTACAACATTtagatgttttgattttaagGTTTGTCAAAGATCAATTTAGAATACATTCAGTTTACTTGACTTATACATCTGCAGTGGTCTCCCTTGAGGGCAATGTGCATTACCCATAATGCAATATCGcagggaaagaaaaaaaaaaacaacaatgtgTGGCGCGTTTGTCCGTGTTGCATGCTTGATATGTTTAGTCGTTGCCTGTTATGcagacactttatcattattatcatcatgTGGGAAGTTGTCGACGGAGGGATGTTATTTGAAAAAGTCGGGGAGCTTTGTGCTTAAACGTCAATGGTCCGATGCTGTGATGACAATTTTTGGTTGGAAGGTTCACAACAAATTAAAAGTGGAAACGGTTCAGAAGAGATTAAGAGAGATAAGGATAATTGGACCTGTTCTCTGTGAGAACTTGGATGTAGGCGGCATTACCATCAAAGACCGTCGAAACCAAGTAATATGTGTAAGTACATATGTGCATGcgtttatatattaattatcagTTGATAATTAGTGTAATGTTTCTCGCCATATGACACGCGTACGTAGGTCTATTACGAACTGGACTTTGAGCTTATGTAAACAATCGGGTGTGTCTCATAAGattaaaattatctacatttaatCGTATGTAAATTATAATCCGATTTCCTCAGATGTGTATCAATTTTCACTATCGCTACCCTTCCAGTGTTTGTTTTACTATCACATGAGATTAGATTTCGATTTACATGGATGTGTATTACTAACTAGCCGCTGGGGTTTGTTTTTAATCTCCATACATCAATGAAATCCTTTCCAAACAGATTTTTAATTATAGAAGCCTTCTGCTGATATATATGTGGTAGGGGTTTCCCTTTTAAAGTAATATTGAAGTAAATGATCTAATTTATGataaagtagatatgaattatttcaacattttctgATCATGATATAAATGTTCAATGGTGTAGTACAAGCAATAGTTATATGTGAATTTGAGTCTTGACTgatgtataaaataaaaattaaaaaaaaaaaaaaaaaaatatccgtTTAATAGTCATGTTATATCGTAGTATAAATTTGCATTTTGCAGACTTCTACGCCTGCTCAGTCATCATCCACTACACCTGCTTCATCCTCTCCACCTGTTTCTGAGGGAGTGGATAGCTCTACGCTCGAGGTATTTATTAAGTTTTCAAACTTTGGGTATATTTATCACAGTTCAAAGATTTTGTATCCCAATTTACTAAAATATGGACAATTTTTGAAGTCAAATTAAGGGAGCCATCAATTTTGAGGGATCACAGACATATGAGAGACCTGTTGCATACCATCTATTATGTGGTAACGGGGAGTAATTCTGAAGTAAACTATCTAATTATAAAGTAGATATGAATGGTTTCTACTTTTTATGATCATGATGCACACCATATGCTAATGTGTAATATAAACAATAGTTATGTGAGAATTTGAGTCTTGGTTGATGTataggttaaaaaaaaaaatatccttaatAGTCATGTTTTATCGACAATTCTTGTATAAATTGTGGTATGGATTTTCATTTTGCAGACTTCTACACCTGCTCAGTCATTATCCACTACACCTGCTTCTTCGTCTACTTCTTCGTTGTCATCCTCTCCATCTACTTCTTCGTTACCTGTACCACTGACTACTACCCCACTGTCTTCTCTACTTGTCTCATCTACCTCTCCATCTTTGTTGCAGTCTACCTCGAACCCTGTGTCTACCTCATCACCTTCCtcattatctaccctccaaCCTTCATCAACATTCCGGGCAACTTCTCAGTCACAAGCTGTAGATACCTCTGCTGATAAGGTAaggattttttatttattttttttcctattgatgtatgatacatgtgtgtgtttattttctGAAATGTATCAATTTCCTTTCATGCAAATCTCAACATGTTACAgttgaatagaaaaaaaaagttgaatacTATAATcagttttatctttttttagaCTGATGACATGACGACTGAGCAGACACtgacaacaacaacatcatctTCATTAATATGGCCATGGATACTGTGTACGTTTACGGTAGAAATATCTTGTCTATTTCCGTCTCATCATTTATGTCTTTTCGAGCAGAATTTTCGTTCAACATTTTGTCataaaagttttatattttttttctagtaAAGCTCTTATTACATCTtactaaaatatattaatatatctgTTTGATTTCTAgtatataaacttttttttatttcagccTCTTCAATAATTATTATTGGAATATGCTGTTTATTCTGTATGTGTAGAAAAAAGCGTAGAGGTGAATATATTTTCTATCCTTTTCAGATATTTTGATAGCCGTCCTTATTAATTTTGCTCATAATTACTACCAGCAACAAGAGGGTGAAATTATTAGAAGGCTAGTAGCTAGGAGAGCTGTAGATAGGAGAGCCTATGATTTAAGGCAGAGGGGGGCTGTAGACAGGAGCGTCTATGATTTAAGACCAAGAGGACACTCTTATAACCTTAGACCTAGAAATTAAGGTATTTCCTACTTtgtaatttatatgtataaagaaaacaaatcacTTTAAGCACATTTCCTGCTTtgtaatttatatgtataaagaaaaaaaatgactcAAAGCacatatcaatttaaaaaaaaaatattgtagtTACTTGATTTAAACTTgtctatttttatatttcagataCAGATCAGATCcgtgaccttgaaatgcaaactGTATCTTCTATGGTTGATGATGATGCAAGAAACATATCAACAGAAAACGCACAAACTTCTGCCGGGCTTGTCAACATATCTCAAGTTTTAGGTCACGAAGTGATGAGATCATCTTCAGAAAACAGTCTTTTCGATTCTGTTCCATATCGAAGATCTCAGAAAGAAAAATCAAgctaaattttatatttttatctttgttCCATATCGAAGATCTCAGAAAGAAAAATCAAgctaaattttatattttttatctttgttCCATATCGAAGATCTCAGAAAGAAAAATCAAgctaaattttatatttttatctttgtGATAATTTTAGTTagagaaaataaatatactgCATATCCTTATATATCTGAAGAAAAGTAAACATTCTTGTGCTTGTCACATTCCGTGCTGATATTTTAGCATAGTTGTTTTGGTGTTTAAATTTCAAGCTGTTTCGTgcttttttatatattcataattattttaacAGCAATTTTCAGACacattgttttaaattatgTCCGCTTTTCCTTTCTGTCTTGTCTAAAATGTTAAAACCTTGCACATCTTTTATCTTTGTGTATATAATTGTTGATTATAAATGCCTTTGGCTATCTCGAGCTTGAACATTCttagtatattttgtttagCATAGTTTAGTAGATTGAAAATGTATGCTTAAGGCTGATATAACAAATGTTGTTTGCTTAAAGTTAGTTTAGATAATCATGCATACTTAATCtactatagatatattatagTTAGATTTAATGAACACTTTATGAAAACATGGAACTCATTCCTATGATGGAtacttaattttctttttttaattaacatatctATTGAAGTTACTTTAACTATTTTACATCTAAGTTTTAAAGGTTTAGAACATTCTCCTGTTTTCGAAAATACTCAGAAACTACCTCAATCCGTGCAATGGTGCTTAAGGctgatataacaaatattgtttgCTTAAAGTTAGTTTAGTTAATCATGCATACTTAATCTACTGTAGATATGTTAT
Protein-coding sequences here:
- the LOC117320080 gene encoding cell wall integrity and stress response component 1-like isoform X2; amino-acid sequence: MTIFGWKVHNKLKVETVQKRLREIRIIGPVLCENLDVGGITIKDRRNQVICTSTPAQSSSTTPASSSPPVSEGVDSSTLETSTPAQSLSTTPASSSTSSLSSSPSTSSLPVPLTTTPLSSLLVSSTSPSLLQSTSNPVSTSSPSSLSTLQPSSTFRATSQSQAVDTSADKTDDMTTEQTLTTTTSSSLIWPWILYILIAVLINFAHNYYQQQEGEIIRRLVARRAVDRRAYDLRQRGAVDRSVYDLRPRGHSYNLRPRN
- the LOC117320080 gene encoding cell wall integrity and stress response component 1-like isoform X1 encodes the protein MTIFGWKVHNKLKVETVQKRLREIRIIGPVLCENLDVGGITIKDRRNQVICTSTPAQSSSTTPASSSPPVSEGVDSSTLETSTPAQSLSTTPASSSTSSLSSSPSTSSLPVPLTTTPLSSLLVSSTSPSLLQSTSNPVSTSSPSSLSTLQPSSTFRATSQSQAVDTSADKTDDMTTEQTLTTTTSSSLIWPWILSSSIIIIGICCLFCMCRKKRRDTDQIRDLEMQTVSSMVDDDARNISTENAQTSAGLVNISQVLGHEVMRSSSENSLFDSVPYRRSQKEKSS
- the LOC117320080 gene encoding uncharacterized protein LOC117320080 isoform X3; the encoded protein is MTIFGWKVHNKLKVETVQKRLREIRIIGPVLCENLDVGGITIKDRRNQVICTSTPAQSSSTTPASSSPPVSEGVDSSTLESTSNPVSTSSPSSLSTLQPSSTFRATSQSQAVDTSADKTDDMTTEQTLTTTTSSSLIWPWILSSSIIIIGICCLFCMCRKKRRDTDQIRDLEMQTVSSMVDDDARNISTENAQTSAGLVNISQVLGHEVMRSSSENSLFDSVPYRRSQKEKSS